In a genomic window of Scyliorhinus torazame isolate Kashiwa2021f chromosome 5, sScyTor2.1, whole genome shotgun sequence:
- the LOC140421701 gene encoding uncharacterized protein, protein MEKRWKCGDCGKGFRVPSVLEIHRRSHTGERPFTCSQCGKGFTQLSNLQNHQRVHTGERPFTCSQCGKGFCDSSHLLRHQRVHTGERPFTCSHCGKGFTEVSDLQKHQRVHTGERPFTCCQCGKGFSEVSDLQRHQRVHTGERPFTCSQCGKGFTQLSTLRRHQRFHTGERPFICSLCGKGFTEVSNLQKHQRVHTGERPVICSQCGKGFTEVSDLQRHQRVHTGERPFTCSQCGKEFIDSSTLRRHQRVHTGERPFTCSQCGKGFTQLSHLWRHQRVHTGERPFICSQCGRGFTQLPNLRRHQRVHTGERPSTSQCETGLHVSSHLL, encoded by the coding sequence atggagaaacggtggaaatgtggggactgtgggaagggattcagagtcccatctgtgctggagattcatcgccgcagtcacactggggagagaccattcacctgctctcagtgtgggaaaggatttactcaattatccaacctgcagaatcaccaacgagttcatactggggagaggccgttcacctgctcccaatgtgggaaaggattctgtgattcgtcccacctattgagacaccagcgagttcacactggggagaggccattcacctgctcccactgtgggaaaggatttactgaagtatccgacctgcagaaacaccagcgagttcatactggggagaggccgttcacctgttgtcagtgtgggaaaggatttagtgaagtatctgacctgcagagacaccagcgagttcacactggggagaggccattcacctgctctcagtgtgggaaaggattcactcagttatccaccctgcggagacaccagcgatttcacactggggagaggccattcatctgctctctctgtgggaagggatttactgaggtatccaacctgcagaaacaccagcgtgttcacactggagagaggccagtcatctgctctcagtgtgggaaagggttTACTGAAGTCtccgacctgcagagacaccagcgagttcatactggggagaggccgttcacctgctctcagtgtggaaaggaattcattgattcatccaccctgcggagacaccagcgagttcacactggggaaaggccattcacctgctctcagtgtgggaagggattcactcagttatcccacctgtggagacaccagcgagttcacactggggagaggccattcatctgctctcagtgtgggagaggatttactcagttacccaacctgcggagacaccagcgagttcacactggggagaggccgtccacctctcaatgtgagacgggattgcacgtttcatcgcacctgctgtga